The sequence below is a genomic window from Syntrophorhabdus sp..
TCCTGTCTTCGTTGAAGGGGTTGCCCTGGCCGGAGAGGCCCGAGGCGACCGTGCGGTATGGTTTGACGGGACCGGCAAAGACCCCGTAGCCCGTCGCCATCCTGCGTATCGCCATCATGTCGTCGATCTGCTTGACATCCCTGGGGCAGCGCTGGGGGCACTTGCCGCAGGTGGTGCACCGCCAGATCTCTTCCTTCTCGATCTCGCTGATGCCGAACGTGGCCTCGCGGATGAGCTTTCTCATGCTGAACTTGCGCACCTTGTTCCAGGGACAGACGGTATCGCACTTGCCGCACTGGTAGCAGTACTTGACGGCGTCTCCGCCTTTCTCCTTTATCTCGTCTATTACCTCTTGAAAGGGGGCTATAATTTCCACGTATCCATCCTCTTTAAGTTATCTTGACGTCTAATCCTTCTGGGATATCCGGGCTATGGCCTCCGCGACCTTGTCCAGTCCGTACTTATCGATCATGGATACAAGGCCCGTCTCGACCTTCTCCATCTCAACGCTCTCTTCGACCTCCTCCTCCCTCTCCTCGTAAACAAGGACGTCATTGAGACACCACTCGACGCACTTCGGCTGTTCGAGGGGCGGCTCGTCTTCGCACATGTCACACTTGAGGGGCAAGCCGGAGTCGGGTTCCTTGAATATGTCCCTCGACGGGCAGGTGGCCCTGCAGAAGGTGCACTCATCGTATTCCTTGCCGTCGATCACATACTTCTCCCTGCCCATGCATTCCGCCGGGGTATATTCACCCGCGAATATGGGAAGCCATATGTCCTTCAGCGGGTGACGGATTATCTGAATGCGGGACCGTGCCGGATTGATCGTGCTGTACCTGGGCGTTGAGTGAAAGGCGGAACAGACTAGCTCGCATCCCCGGCAACCGTTGCA
It includes:
- a CDS encoding (4Fe-4S)-binding protein; the protein is MAKIKKKVKTIKVDADKCNGCRGCELVCSAFHSTPRYSTINPARSRIQIIRHPLKDIWLPIFAGEYTPAECMGREKYVIDGKEYDECTFCRATCPSRDIFKEPDSGLPLKCDMCEDEPPLEQPKCVEWCLNDVLVYEEREEEVEESVEMEKVETGLVSMIDKYGLDKVAEAIARISQKD